A window of Misgurnus anguillicaudatus chromosome 3, ASM2758022v2, whole genome shotgun sequence genomic DNA:
ATTGTGAATAAGTTTGTGTTACTTGCAGATTGGctttttgaaataaaatatcTCAAAGTAACCTTACTCAAAATTTCCAAAGAATCATTACACtttgttttaagtttatgtCAGCAGTTTTAGCAATGATATAAAGAGAAGTGTATTGTGGCTTATGGAAAAGGGAAGTTTGTACTTTCAAAGTTAACTGATGGTCCTGATCATCCACAGCACCCAGCCTTCAGTTTGTCTTCTTTATCTCACTCATGCTTCataaatttcagcaaaaaataaaaaaacaccaaCAAATGAGATTGAATCAGTGTGTTAAATAAAGGACACAAAAAGTGTGCAGGCATAAAGAACgtttaggttactcacgtaaccatGGTTCCCTGAGGTAATGGGAACAAGCATTGCATCAGTTTGCTgtcgctatgggggaaactcctgtgtactccgtgactgaagcctattgtTTAACGTCTGTTAAAATTACAGACCAATGGTGTTCGAACCCGCGATAGGGCAGGGCATATGCTCCATATTACACGGATTAGAACGCCATTTTCACATCTTATTCGACTGAAGTGCGAAGCCGAAAAAAGTTCCCTGCGACAAATGTATAGCACGGCCAGCAATGCAATGCttgttcccgttatttcagggaaccatggttacgtgagtaacctaaacCTTCCCTTtgaatacggttcacttcgcattgcatCAGTTTGCTGACGCTATGAAGGAACATCATCCCATCACACCGTTCATATACAACGGTTTAAAGTGCCCTACTGGAGAGACGCCAAATGGGGCCCGATTACCAGTCTAAACACGGCTTCATGCTGATGCCTGAGTAAAAGTaccataaaaacataataacatGCATACTGGTGAATCCTTTAACACACCGCGATGCAACATACATTATAGTAATATACAAGCGGCGGGTTCGAAGATCTTTAATAACTTTTATTTGAGAACATCTTTGATGCCCAGATGTCAACATTAAATAATAAGAATGGCTAGTCAACTGAATATTTTGTGTTTGAGACGCCAGTCCCCAACATAAGATTCATCAAAATAATCAGCTTCCTGCTGGTCTAAACTGGTCATTTTAGGAACAGTGTAAATAATCTTTAGGTTGACTACATGCACTGCACACTCCACAATACCGTATGTAGGTTAATGATGCCACATCCTGTTAAAAGTTACACTATATATAATCACAGTGCACATTATTTTGAAAACCACAGATCTCTGGACATGCTGAGCAAATAATGGCATTTGAAGCCttttatgaaaatattcaacACAAAAATGCTAACAGGAACACATCTGAATCTCGAACATCGAGTCAGAACCGGACTGGAGCTCAGAACCGAGGTAAGAGGAAGGGTTGAATGTTACTGTAAATACTACTTTGATCTTTTCTCTATTCTTGTGCAAGACAATTTAGCaatttacttgatttaaaactttactttgtataatttgaaGTTTGTCAATTTGTCTTtgtttttgtcctcttatacAGGAAGAAGCAGATGGTTTGTTCCGATCACGGTGTTACTTGGGCTCATATGTGTTCTTCTGGTGGCCGCCCTTATAGTGCTGTATATCCATCTCACATCAGAGAGAGACCTGATGAAGATGAGCTACATggacatatttaaagaatataaTGAAACTCTGAACAGTCTGAAGATGAATTGCAGTCAACTGACCGATAAAACAGAAGAACTACAGATCAGATTTAACTCTATGAGTCAGGAGAAACTGGAGTTGGAGACCAAAGTTGAGAATTTGAATTATGCACTAATGAAGAAATCAGGTGTGTTGAAATAAATTGGTTTGGAGTGTTTTCCCTTCTTttgtcatttattaaaaaataaggtTTTGGATCTGTGTTTGGTCAGGGTCAAGCTGGTACTACATATCCAGTGAGGAGAAGAGTTGGTCTGAAAGCAGGCAGTTCTGCAGGGATCGGGGTGGAGATCTGATTATTATCAACACTGAAGAAGAACAGGTAGAGTTTATGTGAGTGAGTATGAGTGTAATAGAGAATGAGAAAAATCATACATATTACTGgttttatacacacacagagataCATATCTTCAATCGCCACAGACATAGTATGGATTGGTTTGTCTGACATAGCAGAGGAAGGAAAGATGAAATGGGTGGATAATACACCACTGATTAAAGGGTAAGAAAACAGTCACTGTGTACATGCTTATTTACTTTGCAATTGCAGTAATGATTCTGTTATGCTGATCTGTATATGCTGTACACGCTGTTTAGGTTTTGGGTTGAAAACGAGCCAAATAATTACTTTGGAAGGGAAGACTGTGTTGAACTGAATCCTTCAAAACCTGTCCTAAACAACTGGAATGATCTTCCATGCACAAACACAAGAAAATGGATTTGTGAGAAATAGGGTTCTTCCTTCTTTTGATTTCAAGCAGCTATAAAGTCGTTGTTGCATTCACTTCCGTTTCTGATTTATGTTTCTTTTAAAACATTGGCAGCTCAATAACTGTATCACATTATTTTGATTATCCACTTTAGAGTAAAATTAAAAGTGTTTGGGAACTAAATGGAAATTTTATtcttttagacaaaataaacataTACAATCACTGATTACTTGTCAACTAACTGATAAACATCTCGACTCCTGACTTCCATTAAAGAGGAATTTATCCACCAttatcaccataatggtggattgttgaaattaaaactctaAATTGTGTTGTCAAATGTTTTcactctctcttttttttcttgCACTAAATAGTGGtttcatggttggatagtgcatattatttaaaaa
This region includes:
- the LOC129443881 gene encoding uncharacterized protein, which produces MAFEAFYENIQHKNANRNTSESRTSSQNRTGAQNRGRSRWFVPITVLLGLICVLLVAALIVLYIHLTSERDLMKMSYMDIFKEYNETLNSLKMNCSQLTDKTEELQIRFNSMSQEKLELETKVENLNYALMKKSGSSWYYISSEEKSWSESRQFCRDRGGDLIIINTEEEQRYISSIATDIVWIGLSDIAEEGKMKWVDNTPLIKGFWVENEPNNYFGREDCVELNPSKPVLNNWNDLPCTNTRKWICEK